The Spirosoma radiotolerans genome has a window encoding:
- a CDS encoding 3-keto-disaccharide hydrolase — protein MKNIPLYLIALFSLWTTIGNAQSKNKWEYLFDGKSTDKLRGYKMTSFPTDAWKVEDGALVAQTGVPNIDLVTKDSYKNFELALDWKVSVAGNSGVFYYMNEEADQQSGNGNSPNWLDNFEMQLLDDINFNDKAPIRSAGSLYDLIVPVNKHLKPVGEYNESRLIVNNKHVEHWLNGRKVVEYEIGSPDLTERINKSKFRNNPKFAKSTDGLLMLQHHGQKVWLKNIKVRRL, from the coding sequence AATGCTCAATCGAAAAACAAGTGGGAGTATCTGTTCGATGGCAAATCGACAGACAAGTTAAGAGGGTACAAAATGACTTCATTCCCAACGGATGCCTGGAAGGTTGAAGACGGTGCTCTGGTGGCTCAAACGGGCGTACCCAACATTGATCTGGTGACGAAGGATAGTTACAAAAACTTTGAACTCGCGCTGGACTGGAAAGTGTCCGTCGCTGGAAACAGCGGGGTATTTTACTACATGAACGAAGAGGCTGATCAACAGTCGGGGAATGGCAATAGCCCTAACTGGCTGGATAATTTTGAGATGCAGCTGCTGGACGATATCAACTTCAATGACAAAGCACCCATCCGGTCGGCGGGCTCGCTCTACGACCTGATCGTGCCTGTCAACAAACACCTCAAGCCGGTTGGCGAGTACAATGAATCCCGGCTGATCGTGAACAATAAGCATGTAGAACACTGGTTAAATGGCCGCAAAGTCGTTGAGTATGAGATAGGGTCACCCGATCTGACTGAGCGGATCAATAAGAGTAAATTCAGGAACAATCCCAAGTTTGCTAAATCGACCGATGGCTTGCTGATGCTTCAGCATCATGGCCAAAAAGTGTGGCTGAAAAACATTAAAGTCAGACGATTATAA
- a CDS encoding TolB family protein, producing the protein MNRKFLVSLCWGGLLVLLSQSVWAQSKAVGVFDGQGDIGSVLHAGTSTFNSAHQSYALTGSGTNIWGTADEFQFLWKRIKGDFIVYTRGNLVGKGVDPHRKIGWMARASLDANSPQVSATVHGDGLTSLQYRRTVGATTEENRSAVSGADIIQLERRGNTFTLWAAKFGEPFQVREVTDINLGDEVYVGLFVCAHNKDVVEKADFQDVRITIPAKVGAPSGKMDLGSRLELMDVATGKRDVIFTAPNSIQAPNWTRNGKTLIYNSEGLMYSFDLARRRPAVLNTGTIKENNNDHVLAFDGKMIGLSSTVRELGGSIIYTVPVSGGTPKQITPKGPSYLHGWSPDGKDLVFCGSRNNEFDVYKIPAGGGSEIRLTDAKGLDDGPEYTPDGKYIYFNSNRTGTMQIWRMKPDGSNQEAVTKGEFHDWFAHISPDGKWMVFLSFLKEEVEAGAHPPYKHVYLRLMPVAGGQPKVIAYVYGGQGSINTPSWSPDSKRIAFVSNTDVQAISPADVAGK; encoded by the coding sequence ATGAACCGGAAATTTTTGGTATCACTTTGCTGGGGCGGTCTGCTGGTTCTCCTTAGCCAATCCGTCTGGGCCCAATCGAAAGCCGTTGGGGTGTTCGATGGGCAGGGTGATATTGGCAGCGTTTTACATGCCGGCACAAGTACGTTTAATTCGGCCCACCAGTCGTATGCATTAACTGGCTCCGGGACGAATATCTGGGGCACAGCCGATGAATTTCAGTTTCTGTGGAAGCGCATAAAAGGTGACTTTATCGTCTACACACGAGGCAATCTGGTTGGCAAAGGTGTTGATCCGCACCGCAAGATTGGCTGGATGGCCCGCGCCAGTCTGGATGCCAATTCGCCCCAGGTGAGCGCTACGGTGCACGGCGACGGCCTTACGTCGCTCCAGTACCGTCGAACCGTTGGGGCCACCACAGAAGAAAATCGCTCGGCGGTTTCCGGGGCCGACATCATCCAGCTCGAACGCCGGGGCAATACCTTTACGCTGTGGGCAGCCAAATTTGGCGAGCCGTTTCAGGTGCGGGAAGTGACCGATATAAACCTGGGCGACGAAGTGTATGTCGGCTTGTTTGTCTGCGCCCATAACAAAGACGTTGTGGAGAAGGCGGATTTTCAGGATGTTCGAATCACCATACCGGCGAAGGTGGGGGCTCCATCCGGCAAAATGGATTTAGGGAGTCGTCTGGAGCTGATGGATGTGGCTACGGGCAAACGGGATGTGATTTTTACCGCGCCGAATTCCATTCAGGCACCCAACTGGACGCGCAATGGCAAAACGCTGATTTACAATAGCGAAGGCCTGATGTATAGTTTTGACCTGGCGCGCCGTCGGCCTGCTGTGCTGAATACGGGTACGATCAAAGAAAATAACAACGACCATGTGCTGGCTTTCGATGGGAAAATGATTGGGCTAAGCAGCACTGTTCGCGAACTTGGCGGATCAATTATTTATACGGTACCGGTTTCGGGCGGAACACCCAAGCAGATTACGCCCAAAGGTCCATCGTATCTGCATGGCTGGTCGCCGGATGGGAAGGATCTGGTGTTTTGCGGGTCGCGCAACAACGAATTCGACGTCTACAAAATACCAGCCGGGGGCGGTTCTGAAATCAGACTGACGGACGCCAAGGGGCTCGACGATGGCCCGGAATACACGCCCGACGGCAAGTATATTTATTTCAACTCCAACCGCACCGGCACTATGCAAATCTGGCGCATGAAGCCCGATGGCAGTAATCAGGAAGCGGTAACCAAAGGCGAGTTTCACGACTGGTTCGCGCATATTTCGCCGGACGGTAAATGGATGGTCTTTCTGTCTTTCCTGAAAGAGGAAGTAGAGGCTGGCGCTCACCCGCCTTACAAGCACGTGTATTTGCGACTCATGCCTGTTGCCGGAGGGCAACCCAAAGTTATTGCCTATGTGTATGGTGGACAGGGCTCTATCAATACGCCCTCCTGGTCGCCCGATAGCAAACGGATCGCCTTTGTGAGCAATACCGATGTACAGGCCATTAGCCCGGCTGATGTGGCCGGGAAATAA